The following DNA comes from Astatotilapia calliptera chromosome 6, fAstCal1.2, whole genome shotgun sequence.
TTGTTAATTGCATCCTGACAGTGTTATCGTCAATCTTCCCTTTAAAAAAACCTCCATAAGCAAATGCAAATGTAATTAAAGAAATCATTTAAGGAGGTTAATTCGGTTTACTTGTGCAATGTGACCATGACAGGAAAGCAGGAAGCCTTTCCACAGCCTAATAGAATTTTAAACGACCTTAATGACCCACAGTGTGCAGCCTTTTAACATTTACTCTACCATGTCCAGAGAAGATGGCACAAGGCAAAGCACATTTCTGGCTTAATGTCAGTTTTAATTGGATCTGTAATGCTGTAGTTTTGCTGATTATTTCCTGTTGTGCTATCCATGTGGAGATGCCAAATCTCACTGACATGAATTTATGGATTTCTGACCCCTGTGATACTATGCTAGAGTTTGGGGGGCGTTTACTTGAACAGAGCTCTGGACAACATAGGTATTCAGCCCCCCGTAGCATGTTCACTTTCCATAATCCAAACTCCTCTTGAACGAATAACTGCATGAATTGGATCAATACCTTACATAACTGGGACTCTGTTTGTTGACAGGACAAACGCAGGGACACGAGGTATGCGGCAGGAAACCGGAGgtgacatttattctgtcagcAAACATACCCTCGTTACCTTAAATGGCAGTTTACTGTGAAGGTAGTAGCCAGTAACtcattctgcttttattttttaagctaaCTTTAAAAGTGAAGAGTTTGCTGCACAGGTTCTGCTACACGATTTTTAATCACTGACCCTAAAGAGTTTCCTGCACTCCTGGATCATGTGCGCCAGGCCGTGAGTGGCAGCAAGGTTTTCATTCAGGTCCCTCTGGTCTGGCTTTCCGAGTGTCTGCTTCCGGTTCATCACCCTTtgggaaagaaggaaaaagaagaagacataaTGAGGCTAATCAGAGCAATCAccacaaaagaaaagtaaaaaaaaaactggaggaAACGGTTTAGCTGTATAAAGCTGATAAACCCTCACCTAGAAGTGCCAAATGTGGAACaatgcatgtgtttttttatttaggtCTGGACGTTTATGTAACCTTTCTatttcctctgtctctcccccttcctcttctcaCCGGCTTTGCTCTCTTCCACACTATTCTGCCCTCGTGCTAGTTTGGAGTGACCCTTTCCTGTTTTCCAAAACTGCACAGGCATATTGTGCCCTTATGCAAGATGCTGCAACAAAAACTATTTTGATTAAAGGCATGAAACTGAACCGATTACAACGGCGcgcactcagacacacacctcGGCGAGGAGCTCTCCTTCCGTCGAAGCGTGTTGAGGTGGAAAACGGATGGGGCCAGACAAACTGCTAGGTTGGTGGGAGTCATCTGATTCTCAGCCACGCTGGCCGTCACATCGCTGAGCAGACACAGCAGCGTCCGGAGTGCCTCTCGGTTCTCATCCGGcaggagcagcacagcagcgcGAGCTGCCTGAAGGCGGAGCTCTTTAGGCATGTCTGGAGAAGAACATGGACTCCATCATCATTccttttcagttcaatttagcACAAATTTATTTAGCTCCACAATAAGATTAtcatatataaaattaaaagctCAAGGAGAGTCAGTCAGTACTAATATCTGTTGTCATACTACATCCTGTCATCGTTCTTTCCAGCTGTTGTTTAATTCAGGAAGTAGACCATATCGGGCCTCCAATTACCTGCCAAAAACGAGTTATGATGGGATCTGTGTTGACCTGTTACATAAGCTATGTTACATAAGCTTATATGTATGGGTCCACTATATGCTTGACCTCTCATACATCACCTTACGCAAACGGTGTAGCGTCCACAGATGTGTGCTCATCTGTCTCATGTGTTTTTACAGCTCTATGGCTACAACATCTAAAACAAAGTATGTCAGCTGTGCAGTTGCATACGTCAAGCTGCGCGAGGAATGACGTAGACGAGCCTGGAagaacattttctgtgttttgtgtcttcTTACACTGATAGATCTGCAGGAAGGTCTCTGAAAGTTTGCTGGTAAGCAAGGGCTCTGGTAAATCTCTGAAGTACTGCTTCAGCATGTCGGCAACGTCATAAGCTGACTGGCCCTCGTAGTTGACTCCTCCCCCGTCGGCGCCGCTCGCTTCATTCATCTGACGGAGGGCTTGGATACGAGATTTTACGCCCGATTTCCTGAAAAGACCCACCTGGGCGgggaaacaaagaagaaaagggtTACGTCTCACATACCATGCAGAAACCTTTGAACTATAAAGTACCCGATCAAAGAGTATCAAAAATgactctcacaaacacacacacacacacgtcttttATTGCGTTAGGCTGTTGCATTAGGAAAATAACATTCTTGACTTATCCACAAATCCGCAGCTTACAGTCAATATGGTTACATCACAACAGATCCTGTTGACTGTATTTACAAGGAGCTCCAACAACAGCCAGTAGGCATTCTTGTAGTGAATGCTGTGTAGGACCTCATCAATGGCCTTTTAAGGCTGTGTGAAATGGCAATGTTGgggaggagaaaagaagaagactgcTGGCTTGTTCACTGAATATTTTCCATGAGCTTTCACACTTCCAAACAGAGGCACTTTGTCTGTCCTTGAAAAGAGAGCCATCATTCTCTTTTGCATGATGCCATATTAAAAGCCATTTTTCAATTTGACTGCACCTTTCCTTCCTTTATAAATGCACAGACTGTGACAGACTGGGTATAGATTAAAGCGACACAGGTGACTGAGCACACTGACTCTCCCCTGGCACACGGAAAGTGTTTACACACTGAGTGGGCATCAGACTTTTTCCAATTCCCTGCCTCATGTTATGTAACACCAAGAGAAATATGCACATGTATTTAAATTGATATTTTATGCCGTTTGAGTAGCTTAAAGAAAACAAGTTAGCTAAAATAGTACTTAAAGCTAAAGCTGAGGTGGCCATTACATGTAAACTTGCAATTCCAGTGTATAAAAAGGTTTTGCACACATCTGTGCATATTTCTGTACTATATGTTACCTGGTCGAGGCACTGATTTCGTAAGTAGCGCATGGCCTGCTGGATTCCTTGAGGCAGGGGCTGTCCCGTCCGCTGGACGATGACTTGTAGTGGCACACCAAACACATTCCTGTCTTTGTAGTCGCGCACCTTGATGCGCTTCATAAACTTCGGCACAGCCCTGCAGCATACACACAAATTTGGATCTTTAAAATGGGTCAACATTATAATGACATACCTTCATTCTCTCTTTACTAACTGAGAGCCTAgactgtaatcaacaaaaacacatcacagtaatcagggctaacacagacatTCCACAAACACCTATTCATACACAGAAAATTGAATCACGTCAGAAATGCGTCaaatggtttatttttagttcagATGCAATGTAAAACTCAAACAAATCCAATTAGGCCTTTTATCACACAGCGCTTGAGCCTTTTATGTGTGTGCAAGGCGAGTGTGAAAGTGAGCGAGTGCAGAGGTCCATCTGCAGGGTTACGGGGGGCGTGGGTAAAAAGGTAAGGGAAAAATGGGGATCGTGGAAAGGAGATGTACAAACCCGCTACTTTGTACATCTCCAGTCGACGTCCGTCTCCAGATTTGTCACTCTGGGCGAGCTTGTGTGCAAGGATTTGGTTCCTAGTGAACAGCAAGTCTCCATCCACAAACCCAGAGTTGAAACATGCAACCCTGACCGTTTCACAAGAATGTGCCCGCAGATTTATGGCTGAGTATCTGTCTGCAtgggtgtgagtgtgttttgcaCAGAGATGTTATGCGTGACTCAGGACAAGTGCGTCTTTGTAAGTGCTGGGGTTCACAAGACTCGGAGTGCTTCTTAGAAGCacggtttagaaaaaaaaaacaagaagaagaaaaaaaaaaagagcatgttATGATCCCGGGCAGAATTCTGACTATGTTGTGGGCCTCCAGTGGCCAACAATTGGACACTGTCTTTCAGTGAGCCTCGACCTGTCATAAGACTGTCATAATGCCTTCTATTCCCGTTTAAAAGAAAGCCTCGAGcagaaaaataacacagaattAATGTGATTTTTCCACTTCTAGTCATCTTTTTTCCTTAACTTTAGCTTCTTCAAAACAGCCAATTCTAGGTAGCACTTTGGCTTATAGCAATTTAGCACAATGACACTTCAGTCTACTGTAATGTGAAGAATGTTCAGTGACATTCAGCTGCTTTCATTTCAGGGAATTACATTAGCCCAGACCTTAAGCTTAGAAGTGGTACAGAAGATAGCTTGGAAGGACAGTTATTGCGTGCAGCTCTTTTCAGCCTCGAGCTCAACACCTCGCGTGTGAACTGCCATGATTGCCCCGTTGAGAAAAAGACTATGTACGCCCCTTCCCAGCAATTATGGGCCTGGGAAAAGAATGTGAAACCCAACCTCTGTGGACAGCCATCCCCACACTATACAACAACCTGCAGATGGAGAGGATTTGGAGATGGGTAGGATTGAGAGGGTTAATAGCTGGCTGAATGGGTATATTAAAGGGCATTACTTAGAGGAACAATATGGCAGTGGCAGAAGCCATTTCACATgaagctttaaaaagaaagaaaaacacttcttAATGCTTTCACCCTCCATTTCCCGTCCACAAGCCTTCCCTACAGTCCACTCACCAACTGAAGCCATGTTTGTTTGTAGGAGTGTGTTTCTCCAGTAGAGCAGTGAGCTGCAGAAGGGAGAGTTTCTGCAGCAGATTCATCTGTAGCACAGACTGGCAGCTAATCTGAAGCTGGGCGGAGGCCAAGCTGGGCCGATGGGAGTTCTGGAAGCTGGGCCAGCGGAGTTTCTGTGGTCTGGAGTACATCGGAGAAGAGCAGAGCACAAATTGAGATGTGAGAAGAATACTGACGATTGAGAAAGAACAAGTTTAACCCTCGGGATCTGCCTCATGCTTTTGTTCATGCATAAACGTTGACAATAAAACCCACGGCCACACACAGTATTTGTAGTTGTTATGTGCCAAGTGATCAGTTTGGGGATTACAAGGACTTATGTACACATCAATCAAGAGATTGTCTTTGAGACTAAAAGCCCGCCGAACGTAAGTCTGCCTGTGAATTCCTGAAAGCACAGGAACGGTCCCCATGGAAACCAAGCAGCATTCCAGAGCGCTCGGTAGCATTACATAAGGAGAGAAGTCTCAGCGTGTCCCCCTGTTTATCCTATGCTGTCACTTTTTATGTAAAACTCTTTTTGTTGGTACCTCAGTGCTGCATTCAGGTTTGCTTTGTCCTTTTACAGAAGAAAGACTGGCAGCATGAGACTTTCCACTTAGTATTAAAACTAAAAGTAGCACATAAAATTTTTcttatataaaaatatgcatgaaattgtatttttgagaatGGCTAACAGTGTGGTCTGGGAATTATTTAGAGTCAAAGTTGCTGTTTAATCTAGAGCAGGAGTATGAAATGGACCTGAGGGCCAGAACTGGCCTGGCAAAGACTTCAATCTGGCTCACTCCATATCTTAAGAAAATATGTGGAGGAGAGCATAAATTTTAGACTTTTAACTGTAGTTTTGGCTCCAAATAAAGATTCCCCCCACagttatttatacagcatttctttatcatgtagaaaaagagACATTGTGTTGaaactgcacttctttttcttacatCTCAGGTATTAAAagtgtagttaaacttctttacattGATAAAAAAAGAGGGGTTTTACTGCTCGACCCACTTAaaatcaaagtgggctgtatgtgccCCATAGTGTAAAATGAATTAGACATCCCTGATTTAGGGACTATAGATATAAATGACCACATGTACTCTAACCTGGCATGTTTGCACCTTACTATAAAATGTAAGGATTTCAAAcctctgatttttttattaaaatctggATGAACCGACCCTTCATTGATGATCTGCATTTGTAAAAAGATGGTTTTGAATTTTCTTCCCTCACCTGCTGGTTCGGGTTAGAGATGCTCCGACACCAGAgtctcttctctccctcattCCTTCCTCCCCCTCGCCCAAGGGGTTTCCTGTGCTGTCTTGGTCGCTTCCGTTCTCGGCCTCCTCCAGGCGGTTCTGCAGAGGAGAGGATGGGCACGGGGAGGCCGAGTCCAGTGCTGAATCCGAGTCgccttcttcctcctcatcttcctcctcctcctcttcaccaGCCGCATCCTCAGACCAGGCATTAACGAAACGCTGCAGGCCGCTGACGTGTTGAAGCACTTCCTCTAATTTGTGCTCatccccctcttcctcctctccctccactCTCTCCGTGTAAGGGACGTTGTCATAAAAACTCAGACGGCTGTCGACCGAGCCCGATGAGCCACGGCGTTGACGTCTGCTGTGCCGTCCCCTGAGGATCACAGAGTTTCCATTATCATTAGTGCGTGAACTCCCATCCTGGAGGGCCTTGGGAAAGGTTCCAGGCTTATGGCCTTCTGGTAAATAGAAAAAGATCatgccctcctcttcctcttcttcttccacttGTCTGCTGCTGTCTTGCACGCTGTAGTTGTTCTTGCGGTTCTGCTCATCAACTGTCATCCCATTACTAGCGTGGCAGGGGATGGGTGGGGCAGATTTGGGAGCTTGCTGCTGATCTGAAGCTTGCTGGAGGAGGCTGAAAGGATCAAAACCTTCCAAATACATGCCCCCTCGCTTACTGGAGGTCGCTGCCGCACTGTGGCTGCGAGCTCGAGTCACTGGGCTCGGCGTGCTCACCGCACTCCCGCTGCTAGCTTCCGACTGGCTGCTCCCAGTACTTCCAGTACTTCCGTTGCTGGTCTGAGTGGAGTAGGATACAGAGCGATTGCGGTTAAGTGTCATAGTCTGGGTATTATTGCGATGGTGATTAAGATTCTGGTTGAGGTTGAGACTGGAGATGTCCACGCAGTTGAGCCTCCGCAGTTTGTCATCATCGAGACCCTCTTTGACGACAGGGCCGCTGATTTCTATTTTGCCTCCGCCGGTGCCccccttcttctttctcttagAGGAGCTGCCACTGCGGAGCCGCAGACTCTCCATCCTCTTGAGAAAGCTCTTAGCTCTCGAACGTGTGCTTTTGCTGCTGGATCCTCGGTCCAGACTTCCCCCTCGTCCGGCGACCCCCGTCTTTACATCAAAGGTAAACTGCCTGAGAGTCTCTAGGGGCGATGGAGGCAACCCGTCAGACAGAGAGTCCTCATTAGCACATCCTGACCCACCCGTGCCTGACGATGAACACATGCTAGCTATTGAGCTGGCACGGGTGGCATTAGGGGGCACAGCTTCGTTTACCAGAGCAGCACCGTGGgtcttctcttctcctctccctccactCCCACTGCTGTGGATGGAGCCGACTTCGGGCTGTTCACTGAGGTCGGTCAGCACACTCTCCGAGCTGTTGCCTTCTCGGAGGGTGAGCTTGCCCTTCTGGGATGCTTGGtcactgggaaaagggggctgGCAGGCATCTGTGGGCAGCGCGGAGAAAACCTCCAGCTCATCCATCCGAGACCAGCGCTTACTGTCCCTCTGGAAGGTCCAGCGTCCACTGATGGCACAAGGCTCATCCTCATCTGAGTCCTCACTCTGAATGAATAAGGGGGCCAAGGAAgggagaggggagagaaagGAATAGCAAGAAGAGACggggaaaaaagagagggagggagagaaacagTTGGTGACATTATTCACTGCCACATTTTCCACTTCTTTTCCAGTATTCCTCACCTTGATCCAGGAAACTTTCTGTAGTTATGGAACTTATTTTAGAATGGATCTAATTTTAACCTACATGAAATATAATTATATACAATGGCTGTCAAAAGCTTCCATAACACAAGGCCTTTTATAAGAAGACATGTATAAATTTCAGCATGAAGCATGAGGTAATTATATTCATGGTCAGTCAGAAAACCTCAGAAAAATAAGTAGAATAAATTGGCCATTGCTGAGTCACATTTAATGTATATGAACCATTACAAAAATGCACACACCTCCCCCAGTTTGGTTAATCTGTCTCAGACCCCGAAGGGCGTTGAGGAAATTCCATTTTGACCCCATAGCTCTCAATGTAGCCGGCCAGACTGGGGTCACCCCCCGCCTACACCCACCTACACAGTCGTTATCTGATTGTGCACAGGCACTCATGGTTGGAGAGTAAAACAAGCGCCGTCActgatatattttaaaatttcttaTACAACCCACCTACAAAACTGGCGTCTATAGTATACAATCAAAGTCAAACACAGGCCTCAAATCTAAAATCTGAACTCATTAGAACACCAAAAACTTATAAATGAAGTTCCTATATAAAGGATCCTGGAGATAAGCACTTTgattgaaaaaggaaaagaaaatcatcaTTTTCAGAGTTCACAAAGGGCTTTATTATAGGCTTCGTttcaaataaaagtgaataaagATTGTGATCTATCCTGGTACAAAGAGGATTCACCTAAAAAGAACAATTTAGTAATTTTGGCGACACTGCTCTATACGACCGTAGCCTGTTTCTCCAGTTACTCCGGTTGTAATGAGAGGTAACCAGCACTCACTGGTGATCATAGCTGGAACCATTTTTTACTGTCCACCCAGCAAATCATACTGATTGATACGCTGATTGCCACATCAATGAGGTCGCAGAATGAAAGCTATTCTTATAATCATCGGACAGTACGAGCAAACCACGAAGAACGGGAGACGAGGAGATGGAGATTTAAGAGAGGGAATGTAAAGACGTGACGAGATCAATGCATTCCTAAGCTGTCTGGGCGTGGGGGTGGGAGGCTGTTGTCCCGCAAGAGCGGAGGAGTCGAGGAGGCAAATAACCTCTTTgactcctctgctcttctctgtTGACTCCTGAAATGAAAGGTGACACAGAAAGGGTCATCCTAATGAATACCACCACGCATAGAACAAGGATCTTCCTATGTAGCCCTTAAGGGCATTAGATTTGGTTGATTTGTAGAAAACAGAGAAATTCTTGTCACAAAGTGACAGTGTCTGTCAGTCTAGACTTTCTGCTTTAATTGAAACATGAGTGGTCTAAAAGTGGGATTTTTACACAATTATCCTAAGGAGGAAAAACACTTTCCACTAGGACGGCTTCCTTAAAAGAGACATTTAAGAGCTGGTGTTGGTGGGGGTTTAATTGGTGCGAAAAACTGCTTGAAAACATGCCTTTATAATACCTCTGAAATCATTGAAAGATGTATAAATACGAGGAAGTATTTTAGAAGAGAGAAGGTGAGCATACTTTAAATGAATGGGGGAGTTTTGGTCAAAGAAACCCCTTCATTTAGACATTAAAGCTCTCCTCCCTTCCCCTACTATCCCACAACCCATTTGGTATAGAAATGAACTCAACAGGTGCCTTCTCATTAAACGAGATGAGAGAAAATGCAGCTTTGCCCTGTGGCCAAGTGCGAACTGTGGGTTGAGGTGAGGCGGTGCAACTGTGGATAAGGAGATGTGCAAAGTGGCTTTTCACAAAGGAGGGTAGTTCAAGTGCTTGCATGTAGACTTACTCTTTTTCTTTGTGGCGAAATCTCCAGTCTCATTAAAGCGCACTTATTGAGGGTGTTCAGTctcctgcaaacacaaacacatgcacaactGGTTAGATTTGAATTGCGTGGGCTTTAAATATTAAACCTCACCAACTTTCACTAGAACACAAGGATGTGTAAAGGAAGGAAAGATGAAACAAGGCAAAAAGGAACTGCGGTGCATCCAGTCTGGCTAATGAGATGCGGAGGGATAATCCCTACGTGGAcaggaagagaaggagagagtgcAAAGAGAATGAAATCTGCTGGAGTGCCGACGCAACCTCGGGGAGGGGACAGAAAGATTATCCCTTTAGCCACCTGGAGAAGGGGGTCCAACCTCTGAAGAGCTCTTAGAGCAGATCATGTAACAATGGAGAGATGAAGTGATGGGAACTCAAGGATAGCTGCGGATGTGGGGAAGGGATGAATGCTGCCAAAAGAGGAGACACTGAGATGATAGCTTCCAGATGTATGGAGGAACACCTGCTGTGGTTTATTACTTAAGGATCGAGTTCTGATGAAGAGGCTGAGTCCATTAAAGAACCATTAGTTCCCTCCTCATATGCTAAAAAGGACGGCAGGGGGACAAATTGAATGCAAACCCA
Coding sequences within:
- the dlc1 gene encoding rho GTPase-activating protein 7 isoform X1 — encoded protein: MSRSMRLLLLQRSFSDHIRSSTSKALDMLSKPAREARLAEIEAKEACTWLRAAGFPQYAQLYEDAQFPIDISSVTKDHDFLDRDAIEALCRRLNTLNKCALMRLEISPQRKRSEDSDEDEPCAISGRWTFQRDSKRWSRMDELEVFSALPTDACQPPFPSDQASQKGKLTLREGNSSESVLTDLSEQPEVGSIHSSGSGGRGEEKTHGAALVNEAVPPNATRASSIASMCSSSGTGGSGCANEDSLSDGLPPSPLETLRQFTFDVKTGVAGRGGSLDRGSSSKSTRSRAKSFLKRMESLRLRSGSSSKRKKKGGTGGGKIEISGPVVKEGLDDDKLRRLNCVDISSLNLNQNLNHHRNNTQTMTLNRNRSVSYSTQTSNGSTGSTGSSQSEASSGSAVSTPSPVTRARSHSAAATSSKRGGMYLEGFDPFSLLQQASDQQQAPKSAPPIPCHASNGMTVDEQNRKNNYSVQDSSRQVEEEEEEEGMIFFYLPEGHKPGTFPKALQDGSSRTNDNGNSVILRGRHSRRQRRGSSGSVDSRLSFYDNVPYTERVEGEEEEGDEHKLEEVLQHVSGLQRFVNAWSEDAAGEEEEEEDEEEEGDSDSALDSASPCPSSPLQNRLEEAENGSDQDSTGNPLGEGEEGMRERRDSGVGASLTRTSRPQKLRWPSFQNSHRPSLASAQLQISCQSVLQMNLLQKLSLLQLTALLEKHTPTNKHGFSWAVPKFMKRIKVRDYKDRNVFGVPLQVIVQRTGQPLPQGIQQAMRYLRNQCLDQVGLFRKSGVKSRIQALRQMNEASGADGGGVNYEGQSAYDVADMLKQYFRDLPEPLLTSKLSETFLQIYQYMPKELRLQAARAAVLLLPDENREALRTLLCLLSDVTASVAENQMTPTNLAVCLAPSVFHLNTLRRKESSSPRVMNRKQTLGKPDQRDLNENLAATHGLAHMIQECRKLFRIPEEMNRCRNSYMEQALLPQRLEELAGEEAAHGGYRAYLQDSLDTLLKEAKDKFKGYDSCSTPEHADLAYRKVHDGYPLRLWKVTVEVPATPEEVLTRVLREQGHWDEDLLESRVVETLDDRTEVYQYVRNSMAPHPTRDHVVLRTWVTDLPKGACALVCTSVDHEGASAVGVRANVLTSRYFIEPCGASKSRLTHISRTDCRGRFPEWYNKLYGHLCAAEVARIRDSFTAPMDK
- the dlc1 gene encoding rho GTPase-activating protein 7 isoform X2; this translates as MILTQIEAKEACTWLRAAGFPQYAQLYEDAQFPIDISSVTKDHDFLDRDAIEALCRRLNTLNKCALMRLEISPQRKRSEDSDEDEPCAISGRWTFQRDSKRWSRMDELEVFSALPTDACQPPFPSDQASQKGKLTLREGNSSESVLTDLSEQPEVGSIHSSGSGGRGEEKTHGAALVNEAVPPNATRASSIASMCSSSGTGGSGCANEDSLSDGLPPSPLETLRQFTFDVKTGVAGRGGSLDRGSSSKSTRSRAKSFLKRMESLRLRSGSSSKRKKKGGTGGGKIEISGPVVKEGLDDDKLRRLNCVDISSLNLNQNLNHHRNNTQTMTLNRNRSVSYSTQTSNGSTGSTGSSQSEASSGSAVSTPSPVTRARSHSAAATSSKRGGMYLEGFDPFSLLQQASDQQQAPKSAPPIPCHASNGMTVDEQNRKNNYSVQDSSRQVEEEEEEEGMIFFYLPEGHKPGTFPKALQDGSSRTNDNGNSVILRGRHSRRQRRGSSGSVDSRLSFYDNVPYTERVEGEEEEGDEHKLEEVLQHVSGLQRFVNAWSEDAAGEEEEEEDEEEEGDSDSALDSASPCPSSPLQNRLEEAENGSDQDSTGNPLGEGEEGMRERRDSGVGASLTRTSRPQKLRWPSFQNSHRPSLASAQLQISCQSVLQMNLLQKLSLLQLTALLEKHTPTNKHGFSWAVPKFMKRIKVRDYKDRNVFGVPLQVIVQRTGQPLPQGIQQAMRYLRNQCLDQVGLFRKSGVKSRIQALRQMNEASGADGGGVNYEGQSAYDVADMLKQYFRDLPEPLLTSKLSETFLQIYQYMPKELRLQAARAAVLLLPDENREALRTLLCLLSDVTASVAENQMTPTNLAVCLAPSVFHLNTLRRKESSSPRVMNRKQTLGKPDQRDLNENLAATHGLAHMIQECRKLFRIPEEMNRCRNSYMEQALLPQRLEELAGEEAAHGGYRAYLQDSLDTLLKEAKDKFKGYDSCSTPEHADLAYRKVHDGYPLRLWKVTVEVPATPEEVLTRVLREQGHWDEDLLESRVVETLDDRTEVYQYVRNSMAPHPTRDHVVLRTWVTDLPKGACALVCTSVDHEGASAVGVRANVLTSRYFIEPCGASKSRLTHISRTDCRGRFPEWYNKLYGHLCAAEVARIRDSFTAPMDK